A single window of Coturnix japonica isolate 7356 chromosome 17, Coturnix japonica 2.1, whole genome shotgun sequence DNA harbors:
- the LOC107321620 gene encoding glutamine synthetase isoform X2, whose protein sequence is MGAVVMSVSHSSRLNKLVREQYMRLPQGGLVQVTYVWIDGSGEGVRCKSRTLDKEPKSIEDVPEWNFDGSSTAQAEGSNSDMFLVPVCMFRDPFCLDPNKLVLCEVLKYNRKPAETNLRHTCKKVMDLVKDSHPWFGMEQEYTLLGVNGHPYGWPDNGFPGPQGPYYCGVGADKVYGRDIVESHYKACLYAGVKICGTNAEVMPSQWEFQVGPCEGIEMGDHLWMARFILHRVCEDFGVVATLDPKPMTGNWNGAGCHTNYSTEEMRKEGGLKHIEAAIEKLSKRHDYHICVYDPRGGRDNSRRLTGHHETSNIFEFSAGVANRGASIRIPRQVGQDGFGYFEDRRPAANCDPYAVTEAIMRTTVLNETGVETKEYAEH, encoded by the exons ATGGG GGCCGTCGTCATGTCGGTGTCACACagctccaggctgaacaagctgGTGCGGGAGCAGTACATGAGGCTGCCCCAGGGAGGGCTGGTGCAGGTCACCTACGTGTGGATCGACGGCAGCGGGGAGGGAGTGCGCTGCAAGAGCAGGACACTCGATAAGGAGCCCAAGAGCATTGAAG ATGTGCCCGAGTGGAATTTCGATGGCTCCAGCACAGCGCAGGCAGAGGGCTCCAACAGTGACATGTTCCTGGTGCCCGTCTGTATGTTCAGGGACCCCTTCTGCCTGGACCCCAACAAGCTGGTGCTGTGCGAAGTGCTGAAGTACAACAGGAAACCTGCAG AGACCAACCTGAGGCACACCTGCAAGAAGGTGATGGATCTGGTGAAGGACAGCCACCCCTGGTTTGGGATGGAGCAGGAATACACACTGCTGGGTGTCAACGGCCACCCCTATGGCTGGCCTGACAACGGCTTCCCTGGCCCACAGG GCCCTTATTACTGCGGGGTTGGAGCAGATAAAGTGTATGGACGTGACATCGTGGAGTCCCACTACAAGGCTTGTCTCTATGCGGGTGTGAAGATCTGCGGCACCAACGCTGAGGTGATGCCCTCCCAG tGGGAATTCCAGGTAGGCCCATGTGAGGGCATCGAGATGGGTGACCACCTCTGGATGGCACGCTTCATCCTCCACCGTGTCTGCGAGGACTTTGGGGTCGTGGCCACTCTGGACCCCAAACCGATGACCGGCAACTGGAACGGGGCCGGGTGCCACACCAACTACAGCACCGAGGAGATGCGGAAGGAGGGAGGCCTCAA ACACATTGAAGCCGCCATCGAGAAGCTGAGCAAGAGGCACGACTACCACATCTGCGTCTATGACCCGCGGGGCGGCAGGGACAACTCCCGGCGACTCACCGGCCACCACGAGACCTCCAACATCTTTGAGTTCTCTGCTGGCGTGGCCAACCGTGGAGCCAGCATCCGCATCCCACGCCAGGTGGGCCAGGACGGCTTTGGCTACTTTGAAGACCGGCGGCCAGCGGCCAACTGCGACCCCTACGCGGTCACTGAGGCCATCATGAGGACCACGGTGCTCAACGAGACTGGGGTGGAGACCAAGGAGTACGCTGAGCACTGA
- the LOC107321620 gene encoding glutamine synthetase isoform X1 has translation MHVLHPLPSSQVCFLVASSDGCGIDEENSQEHWAVVMSVSHSSRLNKLVREQYMRLPQGGLVQVTYVWIDGSGEGVRCKSRTLDKEPKSIEDVPEWNFDGSSTAQAEGSNSDMFLVPVCMFRDPFCLDPNKLVLCEVLKYNRKPAETNLRHTCKKVMDLVKDSHPWFGMEQEYTLLGVNGHPYGWPDNGFPGPQGPYYCGVGADKVYGRDIVESHYKACLYAGVKICGTNAEVMPSQWEFQVGPCEGIEMGDHLWMARFILHRVCEDFGVVATLDPKPMTGNWNGAGCHTNYSTEEMRKEGGLKHIEAAIEKLSKRHDYHICVYDPRGGRDNSRRLTGHHETSNIFEFSAGVANRGASIRIPRQVGQDGFGYFEDRRPAANCDPYAVTEAIMRTTVLNETGVETKEYAEH, from the exons GGCCGTCGTCATGTCGGTGTCACACagctccaggctgaacaagctgGTGCGGGAGCAGTACATGAGGCTGCCCCAGGGAGGGCTGGTGCAGGTCACCTACGTGTGGATCGACGGCAGCGGGGAGGGAGTGCGCTGCAAGAGCAGGACACTCGATAAGGAGCCCAAGAGCATTGAAG ATGTGCCCGAGTGGAATTTCGATGGCTCCAGCACAGCGCAGGCAGAGGGCTCCAACAGTGACATGTTCCTGGTGCCCGTCTGTATGTTCAGGGACCCCTTCTGCCTGGACCCCAACAAGCTGGTGCTGTGCGAAGTGCTGAAGTACAACAGGAAACCTGCAG AGACCAACCTGAGGCACACCTGCAAGAAGGTGATGGATCTGGTGAAGGACAGCCACCCCTGGTTTGGGATGGAGCAGGAATACACACTGCTGGGTGTCAACGGCCACCCCTATGGCTGGCCTGACAACGGCTTCCCTGGCCCACAGG GCCCTTATTACTGCGGGGTTGGAGCAGATAAAGTGTATGGACGTGACATCGTGGAGTCCCACTACAAGGCTTGTCTCTATGCGGGTGTGAAGATCTGCGGCACCAACGCTGAGGTGATGCCCTCCCAG tGGGAATTCCAGGTAGGCCCATGTGAGGGCATCGAGATGGGTGACCACCTCTGGATGGCACGCTTCATCCTCCACCGTGTCTGCGAGGACTTTGGGGTCGTGGCCACTCTGGACCCCAAACCGATGACCGGCAACTGGAACGGGGCCGGGTGCCACACCAACTACAGCACCGAGGAGATGCGGAAGGAGGGAGGCCTCAA ACACATTGAAGCCGCCATCGAGAAGCTGAGCAAGAGGCACGACTACCACATCTGCGTCTATGACCCGCGGGGCGGCAGGGACAACTCCCGGCGACTCACCGGCCACCACGAGACCTCCAACATCTTTGAGTTCTCTGCTGGCGTGGCCAACCGTGGAGCCAGCATCCGCATCCCACGCCAGGTGGGCCAGGACGGCTTTGGCTACTTTGAAGACCGGCGGCCAGCGGCCAACTGCGACCCCTACGCGGTCACTGAGGCCATCATGAGGACCACGGTGCTCAACGAGACTGGGGTGGAGACCAAGGAGTACGCTGAGCACTGA
- the LOC107321620 gene encoding glutamine synthetase isoform X3, which produces MSVSHSSRLNKLVREQYMRLPQGGLVQVTYVWIDGSGEGVRCKSRTLDKEPKSIEDVPEWNFDGSSTAQAEGSNSDMFLVPVCMFRDPFCLDPNKLVLCEVLKYNRKPAETNLRHTCKKVMDLVKDSHPWFGMEQEYTLLGVNGHPYGWPDNGFPGPQGPYYCGVGADKVYGRDIVESHYKACLYAGVKICGTNAEVMPSQWEFQVGPCEGIEMGDHLWMARFILHRVCEDFGVVATLDPKPMTGNWNGAGCHTNYSTEEMRKEGGLKHIEAAIEKLSKRHDYHICVYDPRGGRDNSRRLTGHHETSNIFEFSAGVANRGASIRIPRQVGQDGFGYFEDRRPAANCDPYAVTEAIMRTTVLNETGVETKEYAEH; this is translated from the exons ATGTCGGTGTCACACagctccaggctgaacaagctgGTGCGGGAGCAGTACATGAGGCTGCCCCAGGGAGGGCTGGTGCAGGTCACCTACGTGTGGATCGACGGCAGCGGGGAGGGAGTGCGCTGCAAGAGCAGGACACTCGATAAGGAGCCCAAGAGCATTGAAG ATGTGCCCGAGTGGAATTTCGATGGCTCCAGCACAGCGCAGGCAGAGGGCTCCAACAGTGACATGTTCCTGGTGCCCGTCTGTATGTTCAGGGACCCCTTCTGCCTGGACCCCAACAAGCTGGTGCTGTGCGAAGTGCTGAAGTACAACAGGAAACCTGCAG AGACCAACCTGAGGCACACCTGCAAGAAGGTGATGGATCTGGTGAAGGACAGCCACCCCTGGTTTGGGATGGAGCAGGAATACACACTGCTGGGTGTCAACGGCCACCCCTATGGCTGGCCTGACAACGGCTTCCCTGGCCCACAGG GCCCTTATTACTGCGGGGTTGGAGCAGATAAAGTGTATGGACGTGACATCGTGGAGTCCCACTACAAGGCTTGTCTCTATGCGGGTGTGAAGATCTGCGGCACCAACGCTGAGGTGATGCCCTCCCAG tGGGAATTCCAGGTAGGCCCATGTGAGGGCATCGAGATGGGTGACCACCTCTGGATGGCACGCTTCATCCTCCACCGTGTCTGCGAGGACTTTGGGGTCGTGGCCACTCTGGACCCCAAACCGATGACCGGCAACTGGAACGGGGCCGGGTGCCACACCAACTACAGCACCGAGGAGATGCGGAAGGAGGGAGGCCTCAA ACACATTGAAGCCGCCATCGAGAAGCTGAGCAAGAGGCACGACTACCACATCTGCGTCTATGACCCGCGGGGCGGCAGGGACAACTCCCGGCGACTCACCGGCCACCACGAGACCTCCAACATCTTTGAGTTCTCTGCTGGCGTGGCCAACCGTGGAGCCAGCATCCGCATCCCACGCCAGGTGGGCCAGGACGGCTTTGGCTACTTTGAAGACCGGCGGCCAGCGGCCAACTGCGACCCCTACGCGGTCACTGAGGCCATCATGAGGACCACGGTGCTCAACGAGACTGGGGTGGAGACCAAGGAGTACGCTGAGCACTGA